A genomic region of Parus major isolate Abel chromosome 14, Parus_major1.1, whole genome shotgun sequence contains the following coding sequences:
- the SNRNP25 gene encoding U11/U12 small nuclear ribonucleoprotein 25 kDa protein: MAAEQPAEEPAEELAHAEVLELFQAALARLLQDPLLCDLPPQVTAEEIGSQVALEYGQAMTVRVCKADGETVPVVVVQNASVLELKKALRRHIQLRQARQGGVQHLSWKYIWRTYHLTYNGEKLADDRKKLREYGIRNRDEVSFIKKLRK, encoded by the exons ATGGCGGCCGAGCAGCCGGCGGAGGAGCCGGCGGAGGAGCTGGCGCACGCCGaggtgctggagctgttccaggcGGCGCTGGCGCGGCTGCTGCAGGACCCGCTGCTCTGCGACCTCCCCCCGCAG GTGACGGCGGAGGAGATCGGCTCGCAGGTGGCCCTGGAGTACGGGCAGGCCATGACGGTGCGGGTGTGCAAGGCGGACGGCGAGACCGTGC CCGTGGTGGTGGTGCAGAACGCCTCGGTGCTGGAGCTGAAGAAGGCGCTGCGGAGGCACATCCAGCTGAGGCAGGCCCGGCAGGGCGGTGTCCAGCACCTGAGCTG GAAGTACATCTGGAGGACGTACCACCTAACGTACAATGGAGAGAAGCTGGCGGATGACAGGAAGAAGCTGAGAGA GTACGGCATCAGGAACCGGGATGAGGTCAGCTTCATAAAGAAGCTCCGCAAGTAA
- the POLR3K gene encoding DNA-directed RNA polymerase III subunit RPC10 has protein sequence MLLFCPACGNVLVAEEGPRCHRFACTTCPYVRNVTRKVTSRKYPRLKEVDDVLGGAAAWENVDSTAEPCPKCEHPRAYFMQIQTRSADEPMTTFYKCCNPQCGHRWRD, from the exons ATGCTGCTCTTCTGCCCGGCCTGCGGGAACGTGCTGGTGGCCGAGGAGGGGCCGCGCTGCCACCGCTTCGCCTGCACCACCTGTCCCTACGTGCGCAACGTCACGCGGAAG GTGACGAGCAGGAAGTACCCGCGGCTGAAGGAGGTGGACGATGTGCTGGGCGGCGCCGCGGCCTGGGAGAACGTGGACTCCACGGCAG AGCCGTGCCCCAAGTGCGAGCACCCCCGCGCCTACTTCATGCAGATCCAGACGCGCTCGGCCGACGAGCCCATGACCACCTTCTACAAGTGCTGCAACCCGCAGTGCGGGCACCGCTGGCGGGACTGA